In Dioscorea cayenensis subsp. rotundata cultivar TDr96_F1 chromosome 9, TDr96_F1_v2_PseudoChromosome.rev07_lg8_w22 25.fasta, whole genome shotgun sequence, a genomic segment contains:
- the LOC120269217 gene encoding zingipain-1-like, which yields MAYTLFVILSLLSILFCSISSIHTRLESEIKLLYEGWLVVHHKNNYYDLREKEKRYEIFKDNLRYIDEHNAGNHSFQLGLNVFADLTLDEYHNLYLSPQSETWNKTLKVSNRYKVTKKDKLPDSIDWRDKGAVTSVKHQGGCNSCWAFAVAATIEGINQIVTGELVSLSPQELVDCFNMGCSAGYRHLAYEFIVKNGGIHTEQDYPYTGINTTCDEEQRKGKAVTIDGYKIVPVRDEKALQKAVVNQPISAGVDGYSQAFQLYQSGIFKDFCTTFLNHAITIIGYDSENGIDYWSVKNSWGNQWGEAGYIRIMRNVNTPEGKCGIANWPLYPTKKGKPLGVTSKDTSNRSSS from the exons ATGGCCTATACACTATTCGTAATCCTCTCGTTACTCTCCATTCTTTTCTGCTCTATCTCATCCATTCATACACGTTTAGAGTCTGAAATAAAACTCCTCTATGAAGGTTGGCTTGTAGTACACCATAAGAACAACTACTATGATCTaagggagaaggagaagagataTGAGATTTTCAAAGACAATCTTAGGTATATTGATGAGCACAATGCCGGTAACCACTCGTTTCAGCTCGGTTTGAACGTATTTGCGGACCTCACCCTTGACGAATACCATAATCTTTACTTAAGCCCTCAGTCTGAAACATGGAATAAGACCTTGAAGGTGAGTAATAGATATAAAGTTACCAAGAAGGACAAGCTCCCTGACTCTATAGATTGGAGGGATAAAGGGGCTGTCACTTCTGTGAAGCACCAGGGTGGTTGTA ATAGTTGTTGGGCATTTGCTGTTGCTGCAACCATTGAAGGCATAAACCAAATAGTCACAGGAGAATTAGTATCACTGTCTCCGCAAGAGCTAGTGGATTGTTTTAACATGGGTTGCAGTGCTGGTTACCGGCATCTTGCTTATGAGTTCATTGTTAAAAATGGTGGGATTCATACTGAACAAGATTATCCTTATACGGGTATAAATACAACGTGTGATGAAGAACAG agaaaaggaaaagcCGTGACTATTGATGGTTATAAAATTGTTCCGGTGAGGGATGAGAAAGCTTTGCAGAAGGCAGTTGTTAACCAACCTATTAGTGCTGGAGTCGATGGTTATAGCCAGGCTTTCCAATTATATCAATCT GGTATATTCAAAGATTTTTGTACTACATTTTTGAATCATGCAATTACTATAATAGGTTATGATAGTGAGAATGGCATAGATTACTGGAGTGTAAAGAACTCATGGGGAAATCAATGGGGAGAAGCAGGATATATAAGAATTATGCGTAATGTTAATACACCTGAAGGAAAGTGTGGGATTGCAAATTGGCCTTTATACCCTACAAAGAAGGGCAAGCCACTTGGCGTGACGTCAAAGGACACTTCAAATAGGTCTTCTTCTTGA